In Paenibacillus ihbetae, the following are encoded in one genomic region:
- a CDS encoding phosphatidate cytidylyltransferase, with product MKQRLITGIIAGTVFLGLCFIGGLSYHLLILAMALIGYYEFVKMTKTAPFGGTAWIGYAGVLLLVFPWKMLNIEVQLPWEHAIWLLLLLFLLATVTTKNAIDIQRVALLFLGAVYVGIGFSFIAESRHAGDGHGIFWTFLLLGSIWASDAGAYFVGKAAGRHKLWPSISPNKTIEGALGGVVIAVFTSLVFSFFSNGLLSAGQAVLIGLSCAVIGQLGDLVQSAYKRVYGIKDSGSLLPGHGGILDRCDSWIVVFPFVHMLGLLPY from the coding sequence TTGAAGCAGCGATTGATTACCGGAATTATAGCGGGCACGGTCTTTTTGGGATTATGTTTCATCGGTGGACTGTCGTACCATCTTCTTATTCTGGCCATGGCACTCATCGGATACTATGAGTTTGTGAAAATGACGAAAACAGCGCCGTTCGGAGGAACGGCGTGGATCGGCTATGCAGGAGTGCTGCTGCTGGTGTTCCCGTGGAAAATGCTGAATATCGAGGTTCAGCTCCCTTGGGAGCACGCGATATGGCTCCTGCTTCTGTTGTTCCTACTGGCAACGGTCACGACGAAGAATGCCATTGATATTCAGCGTGTCGCGTTGCTGTTCCTGGGGGCAGTATATGTCGGGATCGGCTTTTCCTTCATCGCCGAGTCGCGGCATGCGGGGGACGGCCACGGCATCTTTTGGACGTTCCTCCTGCTGGGCTCCATCTGGGCGAGCGATGCGGGGGCCTATTTCGTCGGGAAGGCCGCAGGGCGGCATAAGCTGTGGCCTTCCATCAGTCCGAACAAAACGATCGAGGGTGCATTGGGCGGTGTGGTCATCGCTGTGTTTACATCCCTGGTCTTTTCCTTTTTCTCGAATGGATTATTATCGGCCGGACAAGCCGTTCTGATCGGTCTGTCCTGTGCTGTCATCGGTCAGCTGGGAGATCTGGTGCAGTCCGCCTACAAGAGGGTGTACGGCATCAAGGATTCAGGCAGCCTGCTGCCCGGGCACGGCGGAATACTGGATCGCTGCGACAGCTGGATCGTCGTATTCCCGTTCGTACATATGCTTGGCCTTCTGCCTTACTGA